One Manduca sexta isolate Smith_Timp_Sample1 chromosome 26, JHU_Msex_v1.0, whole genome shotgun sequence genomic region harbors:
- the LOC115451278 gene encoding catalase-like produces MSGIVILLLVSVGTADVTDDSSSEQLIEFKQKTQGPIGILTTSSGMPVEYKKTTNTLKSNLLFNHYFMESLTHFSRERIPERVVHAVGSGALGYFEVTNDITHICKAKLFNNIGKRTPITVRFSLVNFNLGGAETSRDIRGFGVRFYTEDGNFDIVGLNSPVFSLKDPVFFTSFIRVQRRNPETNMRDSNMIWDFITLRPETFHLFMVSFSDLGIPDGYRYMPGYGIHAFEVVNEDGKKHFVKFNFIPDGGIKNLSTEKAQKIAGKDPDYANRDLYNAIARGNFPSWTLAVQIISVEDVKRSNIDMFDVTRLWPISKYPLHTVGKIVLNENPTNYFAQVEQLALNPAHLVPGINGGPDKIFEARLLSYRDAQYYRLGANFNKIPVNCPIISQTYNRDGRAPVNRNGKNSPNYYPNSFNGAIAYLDNTETDISSVCQDDVPRNTDQIRNMYVDEMNEDERVRLVENIVDSLGRAALFLQERAVKLFTSIHPDFGDRVLHGLQELNKTKLYWDDI; encoded by the exons ATGTCTGGAATTGTAATACTATTACTGGTATCGGTGGGAACGGCAGATGTCACCGATGATTCCTCTTCAGAGCAATTGATAGAGTTTAAACAGAAAACGCAG GGACCGATTGGTATACTAACAACAAGTTCCGGCATGCCGgtcgaatataaaaaaacaacaaatacttTGAAGTCTAATTTACTCTTCAACCACTACTTTATGGAGTCTTTAACACATTTTTCGCGGGAGCGGATACCAGAACGAGTGGTACATGCTGTGGGTAGTGGCGCTTTGGGTTATTTTGAAGTAACTAATGATATAACACATATATGCAAAGCAAAACTCTTTAACAACATTGGTAAAAGAACTCCAATAACTGTCAGATTTTCACTTGTTAATTTTAACTTGGGCGGAGCAGAAACGTCGCGTGATATAAGAGGTTTTGGTGTAAGGTTTTATACAGAGGATGGTAATTTTGACATCGTTGGATTAAACTCGCCAGTGTTTTCTTTAAAAGATCCAGTTTTCTTTACAAGTTTTATTCGAGTACAGAGACGAAACCCAGAAACCAACATGCGGGACTCAAACATGATATGGGATTTCATAACACTTAGACCGGAAACTTTCCACTTATTTATGGTTTCATTCAGTGACCTAGGTATCCCGGACGGGTATAGATATATGCCAGGTTATGGAATTCATGCCTTCGAAGTTGTTAATGAGGAcggtaaaaaacattttgtcaaatttaatttcattcctGATGGGGGCATAAAGAACCTATCGACAGAAAAGGCGCAGAAGATCGCGGGAAAGGATCCTGATTATGCAAATAGGGATTTGTATAATGCTATTGCACGTGGTAACTTTCCCAGTTGGACACTCGCCGTGCAGATAATTTCTGTAGAAGACGTGAAACGATCCAACATTGACATGTTCGATGTGACAAGATTGTGGCCTATAAGCAAATACCCATTACATACTGTGGGAAAAATTGTGTTAAACGAAAACCCAACTAATTACTTCGCTCAAGTTGAACAATTAGCTCTTAATCCAGCACATCTTGTACCTGGTATTAATGGAGGccctgataaaatatttgaagccAGACTTCTTTCTTACAGAGATGCACAATACTACAGATTAGGagcaaatttcaataaaattcctGTGAATTGTCCTATTATAAGTCAAACCTATAATAGAGACGGTAGAGCTCCAGTCAATAGAAATGGTAAAAATAGCCCTAATTATTATCCAAATTCATTCAATGGAGCAATTGCGTATTTGGACAATACTGAGACGGATATATCGAGCGTATGTCAAGATGATGTTCCTCGTAATACAGATCAAATAAGGAACATGTATGTAGATGAAATGAATGAAGATGAACGAGTTCGATTGGTTGAAAATATCGTAGACAGTCTCGGCCGGGCAGCATTATTTTTGCAAGAGAGAGCTGTAAAATTGTTTACATCAATACACCCTGATTTTGGCGATAGAGTTCTTCATGGATTGCAAgagttaaacaaaacaaaactttattgGGATGACATTTAA
- the LOC115451275 gene encoding catalase, with product MQFKVKEMFQVSVLLFGMAVAASARNEPAPAANQIVAFKQKSSGPVGFMTTSAGAPIEVTDTSTLNKNLIFNEFFMDSLTHLVRERIPERLVHAKAGGAFGYFEVTHDITHICKAKMFSKIGKKTPMAARFSPVVVERGGTDTSRDARGFALKFYTEDGNFDIVGFNTPMYVYKDPILFPTFVRAQKRNPATNLIDGNMLWDFLTLRPESLHMFLIVFGDRGIPDGYRHMPGFGIHTFEVSNEAGDKHFIRFHFIPDAGIKNLRSAEAAKISGIDPDYATRDLYNAIASGKFPSWTVKIQILTLDDVKNARIDVFDVTKVLPQDEYPLHPLGRFVLNKNPINYFAEIEQLAFNPANLVTGIQGGPDKVFEARRLAYRDAQYYRLGANFNNIPVNCPIQTKVFAYNRDGVAPVKDNQRDIPNYYPNTFNGPVPYKEEKHAELIQIYQDEANNFEQARELYINEMTKDERSRLVENVLYSLGGAIQSLQDRAVKFFTLIHSDLGSRIEQGLQVNRTGFNWDHDI from the exons ATGCAATTTAAAGTGAAAGAAATGTTTCAAGTGTCGGTTTTGTTGTTCGGTATGGCTGTTGCGGCCAGCGCGCGGAACGAGCCTGCGCCTGCCGCCAACCAAATagtcgcgttcaaacaaaaatctTCG GGACCTGTGGGTTTTATGACAACCAGTGCCGGAGCGCCAATAGAAGTTACTGATACGAGTACGCTGAATAAAAACTTAATCTTTAACGAGTTTTTCATGGACTCCCTAACTCATTTGGTGCGAGAGCGGATTCCAGAAAGACTGGTGCATGCAAAAGCGGGTGGTGCTTTTGGCTACTTCGAAGTAACGCATGACATCACTCACATTTGCAAAGCAAAAATGTTTAGTAAAATTGGCAAGAAGACTCCAATGGCCGCCAGATTTTCCCCTGTGGTTGTAGAGAGGGGTGGTACCGACACTTCAAGAGATGCTCGAGGTTTCGCGCTTAAATTCTACACAGAAGACGGAAATTTCGATATTGTCGGCTTCAATACACCCATGTACGTCTACAAGGATCCAATCTTATTCCCGACATTTGTACGCGCTCAAAAAAGAAATCCTGCTACTAATTTAATCGACGGAAACATGCTTTGGGACTTCTTAACATTAAGACCAGAGAGTTTGCACATGTTTCTCATTGTGTTTGGTGATCGCGGCATACCCGATGGATATAGACACATGCCTGGATTTGGTATCCATACGTTTGAGGTGTCCAACGAAGCAGGTGACAAGCACTTTATCAGATTCCATTTTATACCCGATGCAGGCATCAAAAATCTTAGATCAGCAGAAGCAGCAAAAATATCGGGCATCGATCCTGATTATGCTACTAGAGATTTGTATAACGCCATTGCAAGTGGTAAGTTCCCCAGTTGGACGGTCAAAATCCAGATTCTGACATTGGATGATGTCAAAAATGCAAGGATCGACGTGTTTGACGTAACAAAAGTGCTGCCTCAAGATGAGTATCCTTTACATCCACTCGGAAGATTTGTTTTGAATAAGAATCCTATTAATTACTTTGCGGAGATCGAACAGTTGGCCTTCAATCCAGCAAATCTTGTAACAGGAATACAGGGAGGACCTGACAAAGTATTCGAAGCTCGTCGTCTGGCGTACAGAGACGCACAATATTACCGGCTTGGAgcaaactttaataatattcctGTAAATTGTCCTATTCAAACAAAAGTGTTTGCGTATAATCGTGACGGTGTCGCTCCAGTCAAAGATAACCAAAGGGATATTCCTAACTATTATCCTAATACTTTTAATGGTCCGGTTCCATATAAAGAAGAGAAGCACGCTGAGTTGATTCAAATCTACCAGGACGAGGCAAATAACTTTGAACAAGCTAGGGAATTGTATATAAACGAAATGACAAAAGATGAACGCAGTAGGCTTGTCGAAAACGTTTTGTACAGTCTTGGCGGTGCTATACAGTCTTTACAAGACAGAGCTGTGAAGTTCTTCACGCTCATACATTCGGACCTTGGCAGCAGGATCGAACAAGGATTACAGGTGAACCGAACCGGGTTTAACTGGGATCACgatatttaa